In Populus nigra chromosome 1, ddPopNigr1.1, whole genome shotgun sequence, one genomic interval encodes:
- the LOC133684824 gene encoding cysteine-rich receptor-like protein kinase 42 isoform X2 produces MISLHLPPKLITINLQSRLFLSLIYSASFLFSLSLSDPRITQSGLYCGNSKSTVPIPTFTKEMGTLSQLITTSHFAATNNLNHSSTLTFYALAQCHHDLSQTDCLLCYAASRTKLPRCLPSLSGRIYLDGCFLRYDNYSFYQESVSSSFDTFKCGNEYLDADDDDKHLEFPTRVGYAVGNVTIQAVENRGFAVVNVDGIYALAQCWDSVGREGCRGCLEMAGKAARGCVPKKEGRGMNAGCYLRYSTEKFYNNGGGDERNARGFSGLGIAIAVVLATAACLMLSIFAAYASYVRLLKAKRERDNLGKVPFSFNKSSLNFKYEILEKATDFFSPSRKLGQGGAGSVFIGTLPNGETVAVKRLIFNTRQWVDEFFNEVNLISGIQHKNLVKLLGCSIEGPESLLVYEYVRNKSLDQFLFEGLAYLHGGSQVRIIHRDIKSSNVLLDDNLNPKIADFGLVRCFGADKSHLSTGIAGTIGYMAPEYLIRGQLTDKADVYSFGVLVLEILGGKRCNAFVENSGSLLQTVWRLYRSNRLVDAVDPCLRDEFPTREASCVLQIGLLCTQASAALRPSMAQVVHFLTNNDCEIPPPNQPPYMNTSLLETENSRWSYSINSLVSNGPTEVEASSTSMESSSMHSSNGQIRSEESSA; encoded by the exons ATGATCTCCCTCCATCTTCCTCCAAAACTAATTACTATAAATCTTCAAAGCCGGCTCTTCCTGTCCCTCATCTACTCAGCCAGCTTCCTCTTCTCCCTCTCGCTCTCTGATCCTAGGATAACACAATCTGGTCTCTACTGTGGAAACTCAAAATCTACCGTTCCTATCCCAACTTTTACTAAAGAGATGGGAACTCTCTCTCAACTAATAACCACCAGCCATTTTGCTGCCACTAACAATCTCAACCACTCTTCTACTCTCACTTTTTATGCATTAGCCCAATGCCACCACGATCTCTCCCAAACCGACTGCCTTCTTTGCTATGCTGCTTCTCGCACCAAGCTCCCTCGCTGCCTCCCTTCCCTCTCCGGCCGCATCTATCTTGATGGCTGCTTCTTGCGTTATGACAACTACAGCTTCTATCAAGaatctgtttcttcttcttttgataCCTTCAAGTGTGGTAATGAATATCTTGATGCTGACGACGACGACAAGCACCTCGAGTTTCCTACACGGGTTGGCTATGCTGTTGGTAATGTAACGATTCAAGCTGTGGAGAATCGTGGGTTTGCAGTCGTCAACGTTGACGGCATTTACGCGTTGGCTCAGTGTTGGGATAGTGTTGGCAGAGAAGGGTGTAGAGGGTGCTTGGAGATGGCTGGGAAGGCGGCGAGAGGGTGCGTGCCCAAGAAGGAAGGGAGAGGAATGAATGCTGGTTGTTACTTGAGGTACTCGACCGAGAAGTTTTACAATAACGGGGGAGGAGATGAAAGGAATGCTCGTG GTTTTTCTGGCCTAGGGATCGCCATTGCTGTAGTTTTAGCAACTGCCGCATGTCTCATGCTTTCCATCTTTGCAGCTTATGCTAGCTATGTAAGATTGTTGAAGGCAAAACGAG AACGCGACAATCTCGGCAAGGTTCCATTCTCTTTCAACAAATCGAGTTTGAACTTCAAATATGAGATCTTGGAGAAGGCAACAGATTTTTTCAGTCCATCAAGGAAACTAGGCCAAGGAGGAGCTGGTTCTGTATTCATCGGGACTCTTCCAAATGGAGAAACTGTTGCTGTAAAGAGATTGATTTTCAACACCAGGCAATGGGTGGACGAGTTCTTCAATGAAGTCAATTTGATCAGTGGAATTCAGCACAAGAATCTCGTGAAGCTGCTGGGTTGCAGCATTGAAGGCCCTGAGAGTCTGCTGGTTTATGAGTATGTTCGGAACAAGAGCCTCGATCAGTTCCTTTTTG AAGGGCTTGCATATCTCCATGGGGGTTCTCAAGTGAGAATAATACACAGGGACATAAAAAGCAGCAATGTCCTTCTTGATGATAATCTCAATCCAAAGATTGCAGACTTTGGACTTGTTAGGTGTTTTGGTGCTGATAAATCGCATCTCAGCACTGGAATTGCAGGGACAAT AGGCTACATGGCTCCTGAGTATCTCATCCGCGGACAACTCACCGATAAAGCAGATGTTTATAGTTTCGGAGTCCTGGTTCTTGAGATTTTAGGCGGCAAGAGGTGCAATGCCTTCGTGGAGAACTCTGGATCCCTCCTCCAAACA GTATGGAGGCTTTACAGATCAAACAGGTTGGTTGATGCTGTTGACCCTTGCCTCCGAGATGAATTTCCTACACGAGAGGCATCATGCGTGCTTCAAATTGGGCTGCTTTGCACCCAAGCTTCAGCAGCCTTAAGACCATCAATGGCGCAAGTAGTTCATTTCTTGACCAATAATGATTGCGAGATTCCTCCTCCAAATCAACCTCCTTATATGAATACTTCACTACTGGAGACCGAGAATTCCAGGTGGTCTTATAGCATAAACAGTTTGGTGTCAAATGGGCCAACAGAAGTTGAAGCTTCCTCCACTTCCATGGAGTCCTCAAGTATGCATAGTTCAAATGGCCAAATAAGAAGTGAGGAATCTAGTGCATGA
- the LOC133684824 gene encoding cysteine-rich receptor-like protein kinase 42 isoform X1, which produces MISLHLPPKLITINLQSRLFLSLIYSASFLFSLSLSDPRITQSGLYCGNSKSTVPIPTFTKEMGTLSQLITTSHFAATNNLNHSSTLTFYALAQCHHDLSQTDCLLCYAASRTKLPRCLPSLSGRIYLDGCFLRYDNYSFYQESVSSSFDTFKCGNEYLDADDDDKHLEFPTRVGYAVGNVTIQAVENRGFAVVNVDGIYALAQCWDSVGREGCRGCLEMAGKAARGCVPKKEGRGMNAGCYLRYSTEKFYNNGGGDERNARGFSGLGIAIAVVLATAACLMLSIFAAYASYVRLLKAKRERDNLGKVPFSFNKSSLNFKYEILEKATDFFSPSRKLGQGGAGSVFIGTLPNGETVAVKRLIFNTRQWVDEFFNEVNLISGIQHKNLVKLLGCSIEGPESLLVYEYVRNKSLDQFLFDKTKSRTLNWKQRFEIILGTAEGLAYLHGGSQVRIIHRDIKSSNVLLDDNLNPKIADFGLVRCFGADKSHLSTGIAGTIGYMAPEYLIRGQLTDKADVYSFGVLVLEILGGKRCNAFVENSGSLLQTVWRLYRSNRLVDAVDPCLRDEFPTREASCVLQIGLLCTQASAALRPSMAQVVHFLTNNDCEIPPPNQPPYMNTSLLETENSRWSYSINSLVSNGPTEVEASSTSMESSSMHSSNGQIRSEESSA; this is translated from the exons ATGATCTCCCTCCATCTTCCTCCAAAACTAATTACTATAAATCTTCAAAGCCGGCTCTTCCTGTCCCTCATCTACTCAGCCAGCTTCCTCTTCTCCCTCTCGCTCTCTGATCCTAGGATAACACAATCTGGTCTCTACTGTGGAAACTCAAAATCTACCGTTCCTATCCCAACTTTTACTAAAGAGATGGGAACTCTCTCTCAACTAATAACCACCAGCCATTTTGCTGCCACTAACAATCTCAACCACTCTTCTACTCTCACTTTTTATGCATTAGCCCAATGCCACCACGATCTCTCCCAAACCGACTGCCTTCTTTGCTATGCTGCTTCTCGCACCAAGCTCCCTCGCTGCCTCCCTTCCCTCTCCGGCCGCATCTATCTTGATGGCTGCTTCTTGCGTTATGACAACTACAGCTTCTATCAAGaatctgtttcttcttcttttgataCCTTCAAGTGTGGTAATGAATATCTTGATGCTGACGACGACGACAAGCACCTCGAGTTTCCTACACGGGTTGGCTATGCTGTTGGTAATGTAACGATTCAAGCTGTGGAGAATCGTGGGTTTGCAGTCGTCAACGTTGACGGCATTTACGCGTTGGCTCAGTGTTGGGATAGTGTTGGCAGAGAAGGGTGTAGAGGGTGCTTGGAGATGGCTGGGAAGGCGGCGAGAGGGTGCGTGCCCAAGAAGGAAGGGAGAGGAATGAATGCTGGTTGTTACTTGAGGTACTCGACCGAGAAGTTTTACAATAACGGGGGAGGAGATGAAAGGAATGCTCGTG GTTTTTCTGGCCTAGGGATCGCCATTGCTGTAGTTTTAGCAACTGCCGCATGTCTCATGCTTTCCATCTTTGCAGCTTATGCTAGCTATGTAAGATTGTTGAAGGCAAAACGAG AACGCGACAATCTCGGCAAGGTTCCATTCTCTTTCAACAAATCGAGTTTGAACTTCAAATATGAGATCTTGGAGAAGGCAACAGATTTTTTCAGTCCATCAAGGAAACTAGGCCAAGGAGGAGCTGGTTCTGTATTCATCGGGACTCTTCCAAATGGAGAAACTGTTGCTGTAAAGAGATTGATTTTCAACACCAGGCAATGGGTGGACGAGTTCTTCAATGAAGTCAATTTGATCAGTGGAATTCAGCACAAGAATCTCGTGAAGCTGCTGGGTTGCAGCATTGAAGGCCCTGAGAGTCTGCTGGTTTATGAGTATGTTCGGAACAAGAGCCTCGATCAGTTCCTTTTTG ATAAGACTAAAAGTAGGACTTTAAATTGGAAGCAGCGTTTTGAAATAATTCTTGGAACAGCAGAAGGGCTTGCATATCTCCATGGGGGTTCTCAAGTGAGAATAATACACAGGGACATAAAAAGCAGCAATGTCCTTCTTGATGATAATCTCAATCCAAAGATTGCAGACTTTGGACTTGTTAGGTGTTTTGGTGCTGATAAATCGCATCTCAGCACTGGAATTGCAGGGACAAT AGGCTACATGGCTCCTGAGTATCTCATCCGCGGACAACTCACCGATAAAGCAGATGTTTATAGTTTCGGAGTCCTGGTTCTTGAGATTTTAGGCGGCAAGAGGTGCAATGCCTTCGTGGAGAACTCTGGATCCCTCCTCCAAACA GTATGGAGGCTTTACAGATCAAACAGGTTGGTTGATGCTGTTGACCCTTGCCTCCGAGATGAATTTCCTACACGAGAGGCATCATGCGTGCTTCAAATTGGGCTGCTTTGCACCCAAGCTTCAGCAGCCTTAAGACCATCAATGGCGCAAGTAGTTCATTTCTTGACCAATAATGATTGCGAGATTCCTCCTCCAAATCAACCTCCTTATATGAATACTTCACTACTGGAGACCGAGAATTCCAGGTGGTCTTATAGCATAAACAGTTTGGTGTCAAATGGGCCAACAGAAGTTGAAGCTTCCTCCACTTCCATGGAGTCCTCAAGTATGCATAGTTCAAATGGCCAAATAAGAAGTGAGGAATCTAGTGCATGA